TCGAGGATCGTGTGGTTGCCTTCGCCTTCCGCTTGGCGGTGTGTCGCCGTCATACTCATCATATTCTTCATCGAGGTTGATTGCCCTACCTGCCAATTCTCCTGCGTCTTGAAGACGTCTCAGAGTGCTCAAGATGCTGGTATAGTTTTGCCTTATATATGCATCGTTGAGTGGGGGTTGGGCTGATGTGGAGGCATAGGTTGCCCCTGTTGTTGAAGGTGTTATGGGtgtgccatcttgatttcgATTTAGATCTATGCTTTCTCCACCGAAACCAGGTGGCGGCCTATTTTCCTCGCTCATGATTCTAGGTTTTTAGTGTTTGggaaaacaaaaattttgtAGATTTTGCTGTTCGGAGAATGTctcacggatggcgccaattgtttgtacagcCAATCCGTTTACCTAGAAAGGAGGAATGGGGGTGTTTGTGGttgttcgttggcgattcccttccggtaaggtgtgagaaccttttgtacGTCAAGAAAGTGTGTGTGAGATTATGATCTCGACCTAGCCATCCTTCCCCCTATTTATAGGGGGTTCGTGACTTATTCCCCAAGTAGGGTTTGAATAGGTTTAATCGGGCCGTGCATATCTTCTCTAAGAATAAGGGATTTGATTTGATCTTCTTTCCTAGAATATAGGATTCCTGATAAATACAAATCCTTTCCTTGTTTACCGAGAGCGATACGTACCCTTTGATTGTATTCTGCGTGATTGCATCTGGGTGGGTACGTCATCAacacataattatataattataatcttttagttattttacaatttaaaagaaactaatagttaagctacaaattaaagtataatataactctatattattaataataacattagcataataatataaaaataattaataacaactCGTATAAAAGAAAGCTTAGACATAAAGTTTGTGAGGTCttgatttgttatttataagaaatatattaatattaaaagtaatttGGTTTCCAAATtagattaaattatataaaggttaaaagaaagaaaaatcaaaagatttatgatgtcatgaatttttaaaacttgtaagaaagaatatgaaattgacatataagatttttatttaaaaaaactcctaaaaataattcttttttatttatataagagattaggTCGGTTTTGgggcttttttttttactcaaacCGTAATTGGACACAATAATCCGTTTTTCTCAAAACTTTAAGCATTGAACCATACTTTAACAACTCAATCGTCCCAAACCATCCCAAATACCCCCGTTTAGCCGGTTTAAACGCTTCGATTAAGACCCATAATCAACCACCACCGATTTAACATTAACCCTTACACTGAAATTTCAGTTTATTGGTGACACATCATCacttaaattaatattaaaacccatactatattaaattaaagaaacatgatattcaattaaaaatacatgatattaaattaaattttaaaaacataaagttaaaaaacttattaaaaaataaaataaaacctatAAACCAGTTTGTAGTTATTATAAAACTATAGGGGTATAAGATAAAAactattcaatttttttttttaaggtaacTTTTATTCACACCCTCGTCAAACATGCAGGGTTAAAAACAATACAAGAAAACTATTAATCTACATATAATTTACACCACTTTTCTCAATCTATTTTACCATATTTTGTTCTACTATTATACCACAAGAAACTCGTAGATCTgatacaaacaattaaaaagtaACACAACAAGATAAACTGTAAATGAGCTTATCTCTCTTATTCTTTGGAAAACACAGTCAACcgaaaaaaataatcaaaattttctttGTTCGTCAGAAACACATGATACACGCGCCAAATatgatttataaaagaaataataataaatgaacacCAATACGCCCAAAGTAACAGTGTGGTGGCCAACAATTTTAAGGGAATACGCTGACAAATACGCTAGATGCGTTAACCCTCTGCGCCAAAAAATTGACGTTGAATACGCTGGCAATACTCTGACGATTAAAAATGGTCTTATATgaaataacatatttaaattATCTTTTTGTTTAGATGGGTCACCATAATTAAGGAGCAAAAAATTTCATCCATAGTTGTTAGAAAAATTGCAAACCCAAAAAACATGCCATAacagccccccccccccccccccccccccccctctccctttttttaattacatttatttCAATTAACCCCCTCCTAGtttattacttttaaatttatacctttagcatttataaaaaaatttatatgtatatatataggctgattatatatatatgttatcaaAATTACCCAAAAGAAAAGTTAAACTTATGTATATacactaggtcttttacccgcacgatgtgcggctgtttaaaaaagttgttcatgttgtttagttatatgagAATAAATAACAATTTGTAACAATTATAACTTGTATTTTAAGTAGGTATATACAAATCTATATTTATCGGTAatggaaatatttatatatattgaaatatataaatccaaaatataactgttattatttaactattaattagtCGATTATAAGTTATACCAGCCTTTTAGGACACTAACGTGTTATCatcaaaaattcatatataatatcacatattatacttcatgcaatgttaataaacatgaaattaaattaaagtgtAATGTAAGGTAAAACCATAAcaactactcgtattatttttgcAAACTGATATGTAATCcattagaatttcatcacattcattcaaaataaaatactttagTAGAATTTAAGTCATCAAATAATGAAATTCGTAAAAGATGAAAAGCTTTAAAgataaaccaaattaaaattacaaatagattataaaaaacaaatctaTTATTCAAATTTAAGTTAAATTCAAAATGTCTTCATGTTTATTTTTTCGAAAAAGTAAAATCACCTTATAGTAATTTAAAACTCAAATTGCAAAAGCAAATAGTATAAAAATGGTGACATTGGTATAGAAAGTTTATGTCAATCAAGATTAAATCAGAATGCTAACACAacaatatttatctaaaaaagAATTTGTTCATATTGagataaaaataactaaataaatgaTATCTAGAAAGGTAAAACTCGAGTTCACAAATAGAAGCGTTAATACTGaaatgagaaataaaaaaaatcataaagatGTTGATAGGAGAAAAAAACAacttagatgatgatgatgatgatgaggatgatgaataAGGTATagaaaaagaatcaaaaataaataaaaacggaATTTGCATATCTCATACGAAACTTCAAAAGTGTGTTTCTTTGAGTAGCTAATATCACATTcatagatatatgattaatatcAAATTAATACTAAAATAATTAGAGGAGGGAAACAAAATATTTgtcaaagaaaacaaatatcTCACGTTAAATAATATCTTgggtttttagttttatttcatttttttacataattaaattattggcaaaaaattataaaaatgccacataggattgaCGCTTATGTGTCGATATTATAAAATAGGTTTGAGTTGTAGGACCTCTAGGATCGTTCGGATTCCtactatatatagtatatatatatatataccttatcAAAATTACCAAACGGAGAAGTTGGATGGTTACCGGCGATCATTAGTATAAATGAGGTTTTAGGTGAAGGTTTGAGTCATTCATGTCGGGTGGGTTTGGGTTATTGGGGCTTGAAAATTGACAGTTTTGATTGAATTGGTTTGGATTCATTTTGATAAGAAAATTGTGAAAAGTGATTTTCGGATATGGAAGAATAGAGATGGAGAAAATAGgtatgtttgattttgttttgaagTTAAAAATGAAGGGATGTTgtttttgtaaattaattttagtggttgtttgaaaattaaaaaagttagtCGTTTGGGGGAAGAGAGACGTTGGGGCTTGTTATCAAAGAAGAAAGCAACGTTCGATTTGTAACGAGCcaacaaatttttttgaatggAACGCTCCTCGTGACGGTGTGTTGGGCATTCCCGAAGCGTTCCAAGCATTTTTTGGACGTGCCATGGAGGGGACGCTTTACTCTTTCCAGCCTTAACTTGTGATGTCATATTCTAGTGTTTTgctattagaaaaaaaaagagtaaaattcGAAATGCAACTTATTTGTCCTATTGTGGGCTTTAGTTGTTAttatcttatataaaaaaaacaatatagataagttaacacaaataaatatgtttaagaAACCATATATTTCGTAGATACATGTAATATGAGCAAACACATAAAGCCATTACATTACATTAGATATGTACAATAAGCGAAAAATGTACTTTATGAACATGCCTAGCAAGCTTGTCTATTAATtggattataaaacaaatagattatattaatcatagttatagttagggttttgttagtgacaaccTTTCGAATTGttagtaaaaactaattgaaTACATTAAcatttgtaccttgctgttagaaaaatcaggggacggtttttaatatataatgtacaagtttttaagcatgtaatatgttgttagtgaccGCCCTTAGGACTGTCATTACTATTTTTTCCAACATATTATTCCAAACAAAATTTATCACGTTTGATATTATTCCAACATATATAcacgtaaaaaaaataaaattattatttgtatccAACAATAACTTGATTGACTCAAATTcttcatatttaaaatattatttaatattaatattctttactatatataataaatctatctatttaaaaaacaaaaccagATTATTATGTCGAGAGAGGGAGCGAAATACTTGGAAGTAAGTTATTTAAAAGTCATCTCTAATTCTCTCTCCCTTTTTTATAtccatctatatatctataataataataatgtgaatgtgaatgtatgtgtatatatatacaaatgcaTATAAGACCAGAAAACCATATTTGTCTGTTGTAAGCCACCGTCCGGTCGGCAACAAAGCTTTAAGGTGACCGTTTCTGTCTCTGTCTATATCTCTTTCTTTCtgttttttctctttatatatattacactcATTCTTTAACCCACACTTTCTCATAactcttcactttctttttAACCATAATAATTCTAGTcagttttttttctctctctttttttctttatgattgATTTATAGGAATAAAAATTTGTTGGTTCTATGAAAGTTTGGATTAGATTTACTGGCGTCAAATCTTTATAACATTAGGTgtgtatgtttatatgtatgATCTGTTTTGATTGGTTGTTATGAAATCTGGGGTGATGatgattttataaatattttttatattattatgtgtATTTAGGTTTAGTTAAGTTTAAGTTATTATAGGTTGATGTTTGGAAAATATAAGGTTTTGTTGTTATGTGTTGCTACAAAACAGGGGATTTTGTTTTGTTCTGTTTGTCATGTTGCTAAAAATCCTGGATAGTTATAATCAACTAATtatgaatttatattttattttataaggaaaaaaaaaaagtaaaagtaaaattttaGAGTTATGTTTGTAATTTTGAATTGGTAATTGTTTTAAGTTATTTGTTGTTTATATTGaaacttacatttttttttttgttgttgtggtTTTGTAGGGATAGTTTGTGATTTTTAATTTCATGATGATAAGTGTGATGAATTCTATGGAAAAAAGCTTGGATTCACAATTATGGCATGCTTGTGCTGGTGGGATGGTGCAAATGCCATTAGTGTACTCAAAGGTTTTTTACTTTCCACAAGGCCATGTTGAACATGCAGCTTTGGGGAATGTGAACTTTGGGGATTTCCCGAGAATCCCGCCTTACATTCTGTGTCAGGTATCTGCGATAAAGTTTATGGCGGATCCTGACACAGATGAAGTGTACGTAAAAATGGGACTTGTCCCATTGAAAAACCATAATGATTTTGGTGGTTCTTTTGATAATGATGATAGAATTTTAGGGTTTGGTCAAAACAAGAATGAGAATCAAGAGAATCCAACGTCGTTTGCAAAGACGTTGACTCAATCGGATGCTAACAATGGTGGTGGATTCTCGGTACCTAGGTACTGCGCTGACACGATATTCCCTAAGCTGGATTACGCGGCTGATCCACCGGTACAAACCATTCAAGCTAAGGATGTTCATGGACAGATTTGGAGGTTTAGGCATATTTATAGAGGGACTCCACGTAGACATCTTTTAACGACTGGCTGGAGCAATTTTGTCAACAATAAGAAGCTTGTAGCTGGTGATTCTATTGTGTTTGTTAGATCTGATAATGGTGAACTTTGTGTCGGGATTCGAAGGGCAAATAGGGGAAGCAATAATGGTGGATTTTTTGGGTTGGCAGGGGAAAATGAGAACAATAACCAGTATTTTAAGAACCCAAAAGGGAAACTTAGCCCTGAATCTGTAATAGAAGCTGCGAATTTAGCTGCAAATGGTAAGCCTTTCGAGGTTTTTTACTACCCAAGGGCAAGCACTCCTGAGTTTTGTGTTAAAGCTTCAACTGTCATGGCTGCAATGAGGATCCAATGGTGTCCAGGGATGAGGTTCAAGATGCCATTTGAGACGGAGGATTCATCTCGAATAAGCTGGTTCATGGGGACAGTTTCTTCAGTTCATGTCAATGATCAAGTCCATTGGCCTAATTCTCCTTGGAGGCTCCTCCAggtaataatttttcttttattttgacaTTCTATAAATATGGTTCCTTCTAGTTATATGTTTATAAGAGCTTATTATTTGGTTTGTCACTCAAACACATATCATTAGATCAGTTTTAACAAACAAATCAAGAATCATACAAGTTATTAAGGCATAGCATGTTTTGAttttcataaacaaatatatgaatggaGAATTTTGAATTTCTATAAAGAATTGAAAATCTTTTGTTGGTTTGATGTtgatttacatttatttgattGAAGGTAACATGGGATGAACCAGACTTGTTACAAAACGTGAAACGAGTAAACCCATGGTTGGTTGAAATGGTGTCAAACATGCCGGCAATCCATCTTTCACCCTTTTCTCCTGCAAGAAAAAAAGCCCGAATTCCACAACCTCTCGATTTCCCTCTTATTTCGTCGCTCATTGCTACCAACAACATTCCCACAAGCATCCAGGGAGCCAGGCATAATAGTTCTCAATTGGAAACAGATTCTAATCAAAATCCCCAAATTAAAAAGATTCCGTCTTTCCCATTAGAGATGCTGAATAATGATGACCCTTTGAGTAAGATCTCTTCACCGGTCATAGAAAAAACGAAAGAAACCAATGAAAAAGTCTCTAGCTTGCTACCAATGGGGAACACTGACTTGCATTCAAGTTTGAAAAAGAATGACGACTACgaaaaagataagaaaagaCCTGTGTTTGTGCTGTTTGGTCAGCCAATCTTGACTGAACAACAGCTATCAGAGAGTTGGTCGGGTGATGGTTCGGTGGTCCTGCAAAATGGTCCAGTTCAAAGCTCGTCTGATGAAGCTGGTCCATGGCTCAAAGAACAAAAATCTGACTTTGGGCTAGAAGCTAGTCATTGCAAAGTTTCAATGGACTCATGACTTTTAGCTAagtcatgaaaaaaaaaattgtacaaaaTTAAAGCTTGCTACTAAGCAAATACAAGCCGCAGGTAATGTACATTGTACATTAATATTATGATATGTTCTACTTCATGAAtttgtatatatcttttaagtataatttcttgtttttttttggcTTTAATTTTATGCAGTAGGTTCATCGGGACAGCACAAACGCTAACAATGCTAATGGAGTAGGAAATAAGATCGAGCAGCATGTTTCCGCACGTACATTTGTGATATTAGGATTTTGTTTCGTTAGATTCTTatctatttatgttttttttcgtATATGGACAACTCCCATTTGACTTATTTTGAGACGTTTTAGCGTTTAGTTACAATTTTGATACTTTACTGATGTGTTTGGAACCCGAATTCTGGTGAATCATTTGGATGAAATGCAATGGCTGTTGATGCATGAGTTTCTTGTGGTTTTGTGGAAGAAATGTCATGCATATATAGCATTGTTGTGTTGGTGCAACTTTGACCAACAGGAAAAGTTGTTTTTCTAGTTCATCTTGTTGGtcatatataattacaaaacttaacaaaaagtattaaacaaatGTGTAGACTCGTACACTAAATATCAACGCAACGCATACTAGCTAGTCCTACTTAATAATGGTAGAAAAACTCTATGAGTGTCTTATGTGTAAATTTTCATTTACGAGATTTAATTACATGTGTACTTAAAAATCTATCTTATTACGTTTTGACATGGCGTGCATGTATTACCATTACGATATGATGGTATAATTATAAGATTCCTTAAGGTGGATTTTATTTGTCTTTGTGCATTAACTACAAGTTGTTAGATAGTTAAAAAAGGCCAATCAAGTTGGTTTTGATGTTAAGAAGTTCATCTAGAGTCGATGAAATTCACCTTTCCTACCGGCCAATTATACGGTGGAGTGTAAGAAATGTCaccaacaatatataaataacattgATAACAATTGAGTGTGAACAAAGAAGTTATCAAAAGGGCAAGAGGGACCAATATTCTCtggaattttaattttttgtcactgaaattttaagtttttttttttttttatggtttttaattaaagtttttctcattaatttttaaaatttgtctcatcttgttttttttttctcgtcaacttttttatttttttcatttcgtTTTTTCTTGGTATCGCCCCTGATGAGTTTGAAGCTGCATATATGACACAAACTAGAAATTGATATCCTTGAAAATGTGACCAACATCATGCTTGCAACTCTTGATAGAAAGCCATAACCTCATCCTTTCCACATATATTCAAAATAACCTATAGTTGATTTTGAGCTCAATGTGTATGTAAAAGTCAAAGACTCgatctctatatatatgttatcgAATCTATATTGTGCCTAGCGAAAATATGAATGAGAACACGGAAAATATGTTATTGGGATATGATACTGGAATAATATAATACAAGTCAAACACAAGCAATTCAACGACATTGTGTTTGGTAAATACATAAGTATCCTATGTGTATTTCAGGTTTccatacaaacataaaataaggCTCCTAGGATCACGTGCTATGCACGTGAAGGTGTTGGACTATGAAGATATAAAAATATTGCGTAGTAAAAAACAAGATCAAATGTACTCCCTATTACTTTAGGGGGAGGGACTCGTGAGCGAGCTGAGATGCGAGATGGAGAGAAATGGAGCGAGCTCAGTCAGGTTCGGGTGCCACGATCGTGAGTTCTATGCGAGATGGGGTGAGCGAGCTTCAAGCACGCGGAAGGCTGAAGAGGAGATGAAGGAGACAAGGGTGCAAAGTAAAACTATTTCAATCGATCATATGACCGTTGGGGACTTGCAGTGTAAGTTTAGACGCTCCAGGGGTATAAAGTGACAAGTCTGTgaaactttcttttttaaaattttttttacatataaggCCGAAATCATAAcaccaaaaacaaaatcaaacaccATTTTTAACCCTATTTTTCTCAATTCAAacacatattttcatcatatggatccattatcttcatcatcttcatcatcatcgtcgtccgAAGAGATTTCTTCAgcttcaaaattttcaattcctttgtcGTTTCCGAATTTATCCACGGGTAGTAGCCTATCTTTTTTGCAAAGTGTTCTTGACGCGGTTGAAGACGACACGACAAACTCAACCGAAACCCACACCTACGTCGAGCGGTTTTGGGTACGAGCTCACGTGTGGATACGGCCGAAATTCTATATATAGGGCCGAAACTCACATTGTACACGCGTGTATTATATTGCACAACATGATTATAAAGGATGGTGGAAGGGCAATATCACTGGTTCGTATTGCGGATACGGGAGTTCAAGTGTTTTATAACCATGATATcgcatattttatatatatatatatatatatatatatatttattttacgcgatatcatttcttttatcataaattatgcttctttttatggactttggatacttaataaatgatttattaaaaatataggtCCATGtgaaaaaagtttataaaaagtttcaTTGTTGTTTGCAAGTTGGAAGATAACCAAGCTCAAATGGATAGTCAATATATTGTTTTTACAATTTGATGGTATGGCTGATGACTTGTACTATTCGTATTTAGTTGGAACTAGTATTtctacccgggcgttgccccgggagaaaaacataactctggtgataaaagttacaaaaacattaagccgaaaaacaaaatttgcgtgacaaaagttaagaaaataaaagttgtggttcaaagtaaagaaaatgaaactttggtaataaaatttagaaatcaaaagttatatcgtaaaagaaaataaaagaaaactttcagagcaaagtttaaaaacaaagttatatgaaaaaaagtacaaaagttaataaactttatacctaaaaacaaagtttgtatgTTGGAAGTTTTAAAAAACAAGAGCTATGTGACGAAAGGTAAAAGgggaaatgtaaaaaaaaaaaaaaatttggtggaaagtttaaaaagtaaaagttatatagtaaaaaaaaaagaaaataagggtcgttaagtccgtcaccTAACAGTCATTAGGTCTGTTACCTAACcatcgttaagtccgttaattatgtTGGATGCTTTAAAGGCTTGTATCTTATGCTAAAGGGGGgatacttttagctacagtaaaaaaaagaaaataagggtcgttaagtccgtcaccTAACAGTCGTTAAGTCTGTTACCTAACTGTCGTTAAGTTCGTTAATTATGTTGTATGCTTTAAAGGCTTGTATCTTATGCTAAAGGgggagtacttttagctacagtaactCCCCCTCACATtccaattttagtttttaatatgtatatataattgtcGAGTACATATTTCATTACGTGGACTACAAAGAAAATAAGAGAAAGAATGGGTTTTTTATCACTTGGGCATTTAATTGGAGCTTATTTTGTGGGATTGGGtcgaaaagaaagaaaacacaaaaaggCCGTTTGGCCTTTTGTTTTGTGAGTTGGCGAAAGAAGCAGAAGAGTTTACCTGACCCCAAAGTCAaaaccactatatatatatatatatgtatatatatatataaatatatatatatatatatatatatatttttgagagGTGCTGAGGGGAGTTTTCGAGGGGGGATTTTGGAAGAAGTAGTCCTCAAGTTAAGatcaaaaacattatatattcaAGATTCATCATAATTAATATAGAGGTGCTTAGCAAAGATATAAGAGTTTGAGAAGAAACAATTAGATCATTAATTTGTACGAAGATTTTTTGGAGGAGGTCGGCAGGAGACTGGGGGCGTGAGTTGATAGCCGCCAAAGCAAGAATCCTTTTTGGCTTTTGTTCGTGAGCTAGGAGCAATAACATAATTTAGTCGCGAGCCAAGTTCtcctttgtttttttaaaactcttttattttattatctttagttacttattaataatatattactatacaattattattatgggtTTTATTTATGTGAtgattattagtttaattttcttatcatgagtagctaaatctttaattatctactaagatgaagtgatacaattGAATGATGGTTGCActatatttgaattggttcttcatttaagtgcaacctaaataagttgtgtcatggagtcgaagtagatgatcttttaattaatattgatattaaaatttctcttttcaattaattctaCGGAATTACTAACTTTTTCAAATTAACTAACCGCTTTCAAAACCAAGGTGACGGGAGTccttaaatccaaaactctttttaaaaCTGCATTAAACTCGCTTGCTCTAAATCAGTtcctgtgttcgatcctggacttactgaTAGCTTTAGTATACATGATAAGATACACTGCCTGTGTGTAAAAATCTAACTattagtattttcttgtttataaatttaagactagattttacacatcaatgATGCAGTGGATGAGATagaagatgaagatggtcatcATCGTCTTCGATATGATCTTACAGAGCACGTTGGGAGACAAAATTTATCCCATCTCGATGACCCGGTGACTTAACCAACACCGATTGCCGAtttatttttgtagttttttttattcgtaataaaatgtgaaaaaaaatgttgagaGTGATGGTTATCACTTAAAAAAGGTTGGAAAAAATGTTAGAGGGTTGAAATGAAGTGGACTATTTTGATTGGATAGTTAAAGGGAGATGAGAAAGATGAACCTTCCACTCCCTCCATCCTTAGCTTAAAGAATTTTTTCAAAGCACTAAATGTTTAAAGTCAatccaaaaataatattaatgcttaactttttaactatatttccacttatctatatttatatgtga
The Erigeron canadensis isolate Cc75 chromosome 2, C_canadensis_v1, whole genome shotgun sequence DNA segment above includes these coding regions:
- the LOC122587313 gene encoding auxin response factor 16-like, which produces MMISVMNSMEKSLDSQLWHACAGGMVQMPLVYSKVFYFPQGHVEHAALGNVNFGDFPRIPPYILCQVSAIKFMADPDTDEVYVKMGLVPLKNHNDFGGSFDNDDRILGFGQNKNENQENPTSFAKTLTQSDANNGGGFSVPRYCADTIFPKLDYAADPPVQTIQAKDVHGQIWRFRHIYRGTPRRHLLTTGWSNFVNNKKLVAGDSIVFVRSDNGELCVGIRRANRGSNNGGFFGLAGENENNNQYFKNPKGKLSPESVIEAANLAANGKPFEVFYYPRASTPEFCVKASTVMAAMRIQWCPGMRFKMPFETEDSSRISWFMGTVSSVHVNDQVHWPNSPWRLLQVTWDEPDLLQNVKRVNPWLVEMVSNMPAIHLSPFSPARKKARIPQPLDFPLISSLIATNNIPTSIQGARHNSSQLETDSNQNPQIKKIPSFPLEMLNNDDPLSKISSPVIEKTKETNEKVSSLLPMGNTDLHSSLKKNDDYEKDKKRPVFVLFGQPILTEQQLSESWSGDGSVVLQNGPVQSSSDEAGPWLKEQKSDFGLEASHCKVSMDS